In Persephonella sp., one genomic interval encodes:
- the thpR gene encoding RNA 2',3'-cyclic phosphodiesterase has product MKRIFIGSFVKIPDLKYEKIKKDFGGIIAGRWVPEKNFHITYTFIGNSSDKEISNIKQVLSPVLNKEIEVDIQFSGLGAFPNIYNPRVFFVKIKDTNGELSRLNSFISGKLAVLGYKSDKNFVPHITLKRIKHVKKQQFLNAIKRYSDIDFGSQAYIEVNIIESILTPEGAIYKKLD; this is encoded by the coding sequence TTGAAAAGAATATTTATTGGCTCATTTGTAAAAATACCTGATTTGAAATATGAAAAAATAAAAAAGGACTTCGGCGGAATAATCGCAGGAAGATGGGTTCCAGAAAAAAACTTCCATATTACATACACATTTATCGGAAACTCCTCAGATAAAGAAATCAGTAATATCAAGCAGGTCTTATCTCCGGTTTTGAATAAAGAGATAGAGGTTGATATTCAGTTTTCAGGTCTTGGGGCGTTCCCAAACATATATAATCCACGGGTTTTCTTTGTAAAAATAAAAGATACAAATGGAGAATTATCTCGCCTAAACTCATTTATTTCTGGAAAGCTTGCAGTTTTGGGATATAAATCAGATAAAAATTTTGTGCCGCATATTACTTTAAAAAGAATAAAGCATGTTAAAAAACAGCAGTTTTTAAACGCAATAAAAAGGTATTCTGATATAGATTTTGGCAGTCAGGCTTATATTGAAGTAAATATTATTGAGAGTATTCTAACACCTGAAGGCGCCATTTATAAAAAACTGGATTAA
- a CDS encoding DUF501 domain-containing protein — MKVAKQFPVVFDEEKGIYIPQPTRFWILDKKLHSAISRLEEKGFIQFWENKVSQDEELFNFFVKLHLKEIHERERLISNKNYPEYVVHKLLSTGIGGIQDYNKKPFKVKCLHLWTAYHLGDEKFRNPIGEFVIERL, encoded by the coding sequence ATGAAAGTAGCAAAACAATTTCCAGTTGTTTTTGATGAAGAAAAAGGAATTTATATACCTCAGCCTACAAGATTCTGGATTTTAGACAAAAAACTACATTCGGCCATCTCCAGACTAGAAGAAAAGGGATTTATACAATTTTGGGAAAATAAAGTCTCTCAGGATGAGGAGTTATTTAACTTTTTTGTAAAACTTCACCTTAAAGAAATTCACGAAAGGGAAAGGCTTATCTCAAATAAAAATTATCCTGAATATGTAGTTCACAAGTTACTTTCAACAGGTATAGGTGGTATTCAGGATTACAATAAAAAGCCATTTAAGGTTAAATGTCTGCATCTTTGGACGGCATATCATCTTGGGGATGAAAAATTCAGAAATCCTATAGGTGAATTTGTGATAGAAAGGTTGTAA
- a CDS encoding glycosyltransferase family 2 protein: MEKVELSVVIPIYNEEENLPILYDKLKKVLDSLGKSYEIIFVNDGSTDRSWEIIKELSEKDPHVVGVNFRRNFGQTAAMSAGFETARGDIIITMDGDLQNDPEDIPKLLEVLDQGYDIVSGWRKDRKDAFISRTLPSRIANWLISKVTGVHLHDYGCSLKAYRAEVAKNLDFYGEMHRFLPALSKAIGAKVTEIPVKHHPRIYGKSKYGISRTFKVLLDLILVKFLLDYRTKPLRILGGWGAVLLLIGAVILLYLVGLKLFTGADIGNRPLLIFGTLFFLSGIQLISTGIVAELITRTYYESQGKRPYIIKEIIRDKKLEVVNRGLVEEKSH, translated from the coding sequence ATGGAAAAGGTAGAGTTATCAGTTGTTATTCCGATTTATAATGAAGAAGAAAACCTTCCTATTTTATATGACAAATTAAAAAAAGTTCTTGATAGTCTTGGCAAAAGCTACGAGATCATTTTTGTAAATGACGGTTCTACAGACAGGTCATGGGAAATTATAAAAGAGTTATCAGAAAAAGATCCTCATGTTGTAGGGGTTAATTTCAGGAGAAACTTTGGTCAGACTGCAGCGATGTCTGCAGGTTTTGAAACAGCCCGCGGAGATATTATCATCACAATGGATGGTGATCTTCAAAACGACCCTGAGGATATTCCAAAACTTTTAGAGGTGCTTGATCAGGGATATGATATTGTAAGTGGCTGGAGAAAAGACAGAAAAGATGCATTTATTAGTAGAACTCTCCCCTCAAGGATAGCAAACTGGCTCATATCCAAAGTCACAGGTGTTCATCTCCACGACTATGGCTGTTCCCTTAAGGCTTATAGAGCTGAGGTTGCCAAAAATCTGGACTTTTATGGGGAAATGCACAGATTTCTGCCAGCCTTATCAAAAGCTATCGGTGCAAAGGTAACAGAAATACCTGTTAAACACCACCCGAGAATATACGGAAAATCAAAGTATGGTATATCCAGAACATTTAAGGTTTTATTAGACCTTATACTTGTTAAATTTTTGCTGGATTACAGAACAAAACCATTAAGAATCTTAGGTGGATGGGGTGCTGTTCTACTTCTAATTGGTGCTGTTATTCTGCTTTATCTTGTAGGACTAAAGCTGTTTACAGGTGCAGATATTGGGAATAGACCACTCCTTATATTTGGAACGTTGTTTTTCCTTTCCGGAATACAGCTTATCTCAACAGGTATAGTCGCTGAGCTTATTACAAGAACATACTACGAATCACAAGGCAAACGGCCTTATATAATCAAGGAAATAATCCGAGATAAAAAGCTTGAAGTGGTAAACAGAGGGCTTGTTGAAGAAAAAAGCCATTAA
- a CDS encoding ATP-binding protein gives MEYFEKILESIEDPLIVVSKEGDIIYANQAGHFLKSQIGKSKLNQLFAELLSMEAIKTGRSVKGIFKEINNNKFLIDVFPFEDKGITLLVRDITRFVELEEVARKEGLIITISKLLSSIFHDMKGPVGGIKGAAQLLKEDINDKELVEDILYEVKRIESLINEITNITKPIPLRKREINIHKVIDEAIKSLEKQYPEVQFERLYDPSIPDLYVDPDYMLRVFINIIKNGIEATDKKGTIRISTGISWDKVYSPAGNKIFIRIKDSGSGVPEDMIDKLFLPFVSTKKTGMGIGLSSSYKIVKDHGGVLRYIGDSTFEILLPISDRGKK, from the coding sequence ATGGAATATTTTGAAAAGATATTAGAGAGTATAGAAGACCCATTAATTGTTGTTTCTAAAGAAGGAGATATCATCTACGCAAACCAGGCAGGTCATTTTCTAAAATCCCAGATAGGAAAATCTAAGCTCAATCAATTATTCGCTGAACTGCTATCTATGGAAGCAATTAAAACAGGCCGTTCCGTAAAAGGAATTTTTAAAGAGATTAACAATAACAAATTTTTGATAGATGTCTTTCCTTTTGAAGACAAAGGAATAACACTGCTTGTAAGGGATATAACAAGATTTGTTGAACTTGAAGAAGTAGCTAGAAAAGAAGGACTGATAATAACCATTTCAAAACTTCTTTCTTCTATATTCCATGATATGAAAGGTCCCGTTGGAGGAATAAAAGGTGCTGCCCAGCTGCTTAAAGAGGACATAAACGATAAAGAACTGGTAGAGGACATACTATACGAAGTCAAAAGAATAGAAAGCCTGATTAATGAAATCACAAATATAACCAAACCTATCCCCCTTAGAAAAAGGGAGATAAATATTCACAAAGTAATTGATGAGGCTATAAAATCTCTGGAAAAACAATATCCGGAAGTTCAATTTGAAAGGCTGTATGACCCAAGTATCCCTGACCTTTATGTTGACCCTGATTATATGCTTAGGGTGTTTATAAACATAATAAAAAATGGTATTGAAGCTACAGATAAAAAAGGAACAATCAGAATATCAACAGGAATATCTTGGGACAAGGTTTACTCACCTGCAGGAAACAAAATTTTTATCAGAATAAAAGATAGTGGTTCTGGTGTCCCAGAAGATATGATAGATAAACTCTTTTTACCGTTTGTCTCAACCAAAAAAACAGGAATGGGTATCGGATTATCATCCTCTTACAAAATAGTAAAAGACCATGGAGGTGTTTTAAGATATATAGGTGATTCAACATTTGAAATACTGCTTCCTATTTCAGATAGAGGTAAAAAATGA
- a CDS encoding sigma-54 dependent transcriptional regulator — MKAFIFDDERTIRNVLKKVLQKEGIETKAFETGGKAIQFIQEENPDIVFLDISLPDANGIDILKSIVSLENRPYVVMISGHDEYNYLIEAMKLGAYDYIPKPFDIEKIRKVVQEIKKITPKETATQQPEIDIVGKSPQMQEVFKLIGRASASNQPVLITGESGTGKEVVAQLIHRHSGRAEAPFIAINCAAIPAGLIESELFGYEKGAFTGADRKKTGKFEAANGGTLFLDEISELPLEAQGKLLRALQEMEITPVGSNKNIKVDVRVIAATNKDLVKMVASGKFREDLFYRLSVIEINLPPLRERKEDIPELVELFTKQALKTHKLKKGGFTEDAIETLMSYDFPGNIRELKNLVNKLIVIYRERPITADIVRKYIYPQETTTTDWQEGIRKEVKQMLENEKKNIYIKLIEKAETIIIEEVLKYTNGNISEAAKYLGIHRNTIHKKIEELNINKGKVRK; from the coding sequence ATGAAGGCTTTTATTTTTGATGATGAAAGGACAATAAGAAATGTTCTGAAGAAGGTTCTACAAAAAGAAGGAATTGAAACAAAAGCATTCGAAACAGGCGGAAAGGCAATCCAGTTTATTCAGGAGGAAAACCCTGATATTGTTTTCCTTGATATTTCTCTTCCAGATGCAAATGGTATAGATATTCTCAAATCAATTGTTTCCCTTGAAAATAGACCATATGTTGTAATGATTTCCGGTCATGATGAGTATAACTATCTAATTGAGGCAATGAAACTTGGTGCCTATGACTATATACCAAAGCCATTTGATATAGAAAAAATAAGAAAAGTAGTTCAAGAGATAAAAAAGATTACTCCCAAAGAAACTGCCACACAACAGCCTGAAATAGATATAGTCGGTAAAAGTCCACAAATGCAGGAAGTCTTTAAGCTAATAGGAAGAGCAAGTGCAAGTAATCAGCCTGTTTTAATAACAGGGGAAAGCGGAACAGGTAAAGAAGTTGTAGCACAGCTTATACACAGACACAGTGGCAGGGCAGAAGCACCTTTTATAGCGATTAACTGTGCAGCAATACCTGCAGGGCTTATAGAAAGCGAGCTTTTTGGATACGAAAAAGGAGCATTTACAGGAGCAGACAGAAAAAAAACAGGAAAATTTGAAGCGGCCAATGGAGGAACGCTATTTTTAGATGAGATTAGCGAATTGCCCCTTGAAGCACAGGGGAAATTGCTTAGAGCACTGCAAGAAATGGAAATAACTCCGGTAGGCTCAAACAAAAATATAAAGGTTGATGTAAGGGTAATAGCTGCAACCAATAAAGACCTTGTAAAAATGGTTGCTTCCGGAAAATTTAGGGAAGACCTGTTCTACAGGCTGTCTGTTATAGAAATAAACCTTCCACCTTTAAGGGAAAGGAAAGAGGACATTCCTGAACTTGTTGAATTATTTACAAAACAGGCACTAAAAACCCATAAACTTAAAAAAGGTGGCTTTACAGAAGATGCTATTGAAACGCTTATGAGCTATGATTTTCCCGGAAATATAAGAGAATTAAAAAATCTGGTTAATAAACTGATAGTTATTTACAGGGAAAGGCCTATTACTGCTGATATAGTCAGAAAATATATATATCCACAGGAAACAACTACTACAGACTGGCAGGAAGGAATACGAAAAGAAGTAAAACAGATGTTGGAGAATGAGAAAAAAAATATCTACATTAAATTAATAGAAAAGGCAGAAACTATAATAATTGAGGAAGTTTTAAAATATACTAATGGAAATATCTCAGAAGCTGCAAAATATCTTGGAATTCACAGAAATACAATTCACAAAAAAATTGAAGAATTAAACATAAACAAGGGGAAGGTGAGAAAATGA
- a CDS encoding tetratricopeptide repeat protein, which yields MRKILFLLVLVSGFALFSCAPKTSTVSETPQIKNATYYYKLGISYLEAGNNAQAIYYLRKAYQISPNDPDILNALGIAYSNVGEFQKAEQFLKKALEVAPDRAETYTNLGTILAREKKYNEAISYFHKAIENPNYMKKDLAYYNIAMIYKEIGDKKKEEENLKKAIAYNAYILPAYIALGNLYIQEKRYKDALNVFLAAVNKGASDAQIYLGLGKAYYYLNYPEKARIYLIKAKKLAENNELLKLEIDKYLNLIDQKTVKRRNIFNINQEGNITPSVEAHPNTENTNPYTERQTIAKYTPETQEKPQIVKPKIRFYVLVGRYSNKKAAISIAERLKAKGYNPEIKRDIIDGKAIYSVIIGYFKEYREASRFYRKNLRPLGIRGIVKFTRK from the coding sequence ATGAGAAAAATATTATTTTTATTAGTTTTAGTATCAGGATTTGCTTTATTTTCCTGTGCCCCTAAAACTTCAACAGTTTCAGAAACACCTCAGATTAAAAATGCCACATATTACTATAAACTTGGAATTTCATATCTGGAAGCAGGAAATAATGCACAGGCTATTTACTATTTAAGAAAAGCTTACCAGATTTCTCCTAATGACCCTGACATACTCAACGCACTGGGTATTGCTTACAGCAACGTAGGGGAGTTTCAAAAAGCAGAGCAATTTCTAAAAAAGGCACTGGAAGTAGCACCTGATAGAGCAGAAACATATACAAATCTGGGAACTATTCTTGCAAGGGAAAAGAAATATAACGAGGCAATCAGCTACTTCCACAAAGCTATAGAAAATCCAAACTACATGAAAAAAGACCTTGCTTACTACAACATAGCAATGATTTATAAAGAAATAGGGGATAAGAAAAAAGAGGAAGAAAATCTAAAAAAAGCCATTGCCTATAATGCATATATATTACCTGCATATATCGCCCTTGGAAATTTATATATACAGGAGAAAAGATACAAAGATGCACTAAACGTATTTTTAGCAGCAGTAAATAAAGGAGCATCTGATGCCCAAATATATCTTGGACTTGGGAAGGCTTACTATTACTTAAATTATCCGGAAAAAGCAAGGATTTATTTAATCAAAGCTAAAAAACTTGCTGAAAATAATGAGCTTCTCAAACTGGAAATAGATAAATACCTGAACCTTATAGACCAAAAAACGGTTAAAAGAAGAAATATATTTAATATCAACCAAGAGGGTAATATAACCCCTTCAGTCGAAGCACACCCAAATACAGAGAATACAAATCCATATACAGAAAGACAAACCATAGCGAAATACACTCCTGAAACTCAAGAAAAGCCTCAAATAGTAAAACCAAAAATCAGATTTTATGTTCTTGTCGGTAGATACTCAAACAAAAAAGCAGCTATATCCATTGCAGAAAGACTTAAAGCAAAAGGTTACAATCCGGAGATAAAAAGGGATATAATAGATGGTAAAGCTATTTATTCTGTTATAATAGGATACTTCAAAGAGTATAGAGAAGCCTCAAGATTTTACAGAAAAAACTTAAGACCTCTTGGGATAAGAGGAATTGTTAAATTTACAAGGAAATAA
- the thiC gene encoding phosphomethylpyrimidine synthase ThiC, with the protein MSKYRVKRSTTYGKTQMDYAREGVITPEMEYVAQREQLPAELIRDEVARGRMVIPANINHYSLEPMAIGIAAKCKVNANIGNSAVVSDVEGELEKLRVALKYGADTVMDLSTGGNIDEIREAIIANSPVPVGTVPIYQALQEVRSIENLTEQDILDMIEHQAQQGVDYMTIHAGVLREFLPLVNHRLMGIVSRGGSIMAEWMTVHGKQNPLYTNFDKICEIFKKYDVTFSLGDGLRPGCINDASDEAQFAELKVLGELTKKAWEHGVQVMIEGPGHVPMDQIEMNIKKEMELCHEAPFYVLGPLVTDIAPGYDHIASAIGAAMAGWYGASMLCYVTPKEHLGLPNAEDVKQGLIAYKIAAHAADLARHRPGAKEWDDAMSKARYEFDWEKQFELAIDPETARKYHDETLPQEGFKSAKFCSMCGPSFCAYRISQNVQEAVKGEEQQFLNINK; encoded by the coding sequence ATGAGTAAATACAGAGTTAAAAGAAGCACAACCTATGGTAAAACCCAGATGGATTATGCAAGGGAGGGAGTCATAACTCCGGAAATGGAGTATGTAGCTCAAAGGGAACAGCTTCCTGCAGAGTTAATCAGAGATGAAGTTGCAAGGGGAAGAATGGTAATCCCTGCTAATATAAACCATTACAGCCTTGAGCCTATGGCTATTGGTATCGCTGCTAAATGCAAAGTAAATGCAAATATTGGAAACTCTGCTGTTGTTTCTGATGTAGAAGGAGAGCTGGAAAAGCTTAGAGTTGCCCTTAAATACGGAGCTGACACTGTAATGGATTTATCAACAGGTGGAAATATAGATGAAATTAGGGAAGCAATTATTGCTAACTCTCCTGTTCCAGTTGGAACAGTTCCTATATATCAGGCATTGCAAGAAGTTCGTTCAATAGAAAACCTTACAGAACAGGATATCCTTGATATGATTGAGCATCAGGCTCAACAGGGTGTTGATTATATGACAATTCATGCAGGAGTTTTAAGGGAGTTTTTACCACTGGTTAACCACAGGCTTATGGGAATTGTTTCCCGTGGTGGTTCAATAATGGCAGAATGGATGACTGTTCATGGAAAACAAAATCCACTTTATACAAACTTTGATAAGATTTGTGAAATATTCAAAAAGTACGATGTAACATTCTCCCTTGGAGATGGACTTAGACCTGGATGTATAAATGATGCTTCTGATGAGGCACAATTTGCAGAACTTAAAGTTTTAGGTGAACTTACTAAAAAGGCGTGGGAGCATGGTGTTCAGGTTATGATAGAAGGTCCTGGTCACGTTCCAATGGACCAGATTGAGATGAATATTAAAAAAGAGATGGAGCTTTGCCATGAAGCACCATTCTACGTGTTGGGACCATTGGTAACAGATATTGCTCCGGGATATGACCATATTGCATCTGCTATCGGTGCAGCTATGGCAGGATGGTATGGTGCGTCAATGCTCTGTTATGTAACACCTAAAGAGCACCTTGGTCTTCCAAATGCAGAAGACGTTAAACAGGGACTTATAGCTTATAAAATAGCAGCACACGCAGCTGACCTTGCAAGACATAGACCCGGTGCAAAAGAGTGGGACGACGCAATGTCCAAAGCAAGATATGAGTTTGACTGGGAAAAGCAGTTTGAGCTGGCAATAGATCCTGAAACAGCAAGAAAATACCATGATGAAACACTTCCACAGGAAGGATTTAAATCAGCTAAGTTCTGCTCAATGTGCGGACCATCTTTCTGTGCTTACAGAATTTCCCAGAATGTTCAGGAGGCTGTTAAAGGAGAAGAACAGCAATTTTTAAACATAAATAAATAA
- the mnmG gene encoding tRNA uridine-5-carboxymethylaminomethyl(34) synthesis enzyme MnmG, whose amino-acid sequence MVYDTEFDVVVIGGGHAGIEAALAAAKLGVKTALITLDKEKIGLMPCNPAIGGIAKGIVVREIDAFGGEMGKAIDATGLQYKTLNTRKGPAVRSPRAQADKEEYRKYMVNKTQNTENLTVIEGEATDIFLKPHSNEVEGVEVDGKFRIRTKSVVVTTGTFLDGVIHIGDKQIPAGRMGEKPATKLPEFYRRAGFPLQRFKTGTPARLDKRTIDFSGLEEAPGDEPPPKFSFWTEPYGSYWFREGQKDQVPCYITHTTPETHRIIRENLHRTALYGGAITGIGPRYCPSIEDKIVKFANKERHTVWLEPETRDGISIYPNGLSTSLPEEIQWEMYCSIPGLENVVLLKPAYAIEYDIVPPTELYPTLETKRIQGLYHAGNFNGTTGYEEAAGQGLVAGINAALRALGKEPFYIRRDEAYIGVMIDDLTTKGVIEPYRLFTSRSEYRLHLRQDNPILRLYEKAYNLGMLTEEQYRYVKETEEEIKQWLDRYKEEKTKIGDKTVTAFELLKRPEMDVDKLKEYGIPTPERDYIKEEIDINVKYSGYFEREKRMNEKMRHLENIKIPEDINYEEIPGLRKEIIQKLSKAKPMTLGHAARLEGITPAAITAIMIHLEKIKKGH is encoded by the coding sequence ATGGTTTACGACACAGAATTTGATGTTGTTGTTATAGGTGGAGGACATGCAGGTATAGAAGCTGCTTTGGCAGCTGCAAAATTAGGGGTGAAAACAGCCCTTATAACACTGGACAAAGAAAAAATAGGCCTTATGCCTTGTAATCCGGCAATAGGTGGAATAGCAAAAGGTATCGTTGTCCGTGAGATAGATGCCTTCGGCGGTGAGATGGGAAAGGCCATAGATGCAACAGGCCTTCAGTATAAAACCCTAAACACAAGAAAAGGTCCTGCAGTCCGTTCACCAAGGGCACAGGCAGATAAAGAAGAATACAGAAAGTATATGGTAAATAAAACCCAGAACACTGAAAATCTAACTGTTATAGAAGGTGAAGCAACAGATATATTCCTAAAACCCCATTCAAATGAGGTGGAAGGGGTTGAGGTAGATGGAAAATTCAGGATAAGAACAAAATCCGTTGTTGTAACAACAGGAACATTCTTAGACGGTGTTATTCATATTGGAGATAAACAGATACCTGCTGGTAGAATGGGAGAAAAACCTGCAACAAAACTGCCTGAGTTTTACAGAAGGGCAGGATTTCCACTCCAAAGGTTTAAAACAGGAACTCCAGCAAGGCTTGATAAAAGGACAATTGATTTTTCAGGGCTTGAGGAAGCTCCAGGAGATGAGCCGCCACCAAAGTTTTCATTCTGGACAGAGCCTTATGGCTCATACTGGTTCAGAGAAGGTCAAAAAGACCAGGTTCCCTGCTACATAACACATACAACCCCAGAAACCCACAGAATAATAAGGGAAAATCTCCACAGAACAGCCCTTTACGGTGGTGCAATAACAGGGATTGGACCAAGATACTGCCCTTCCATAGAAGACAAAATTGTGAAGTTCGCCAACAAAGAAAGACATACAGTATGGCTTGAGCCTGAAACAAGAGACGGCATAAGCATTTATCCAAATGGACTTTCGACATCTTTGCCAGAGGAAATTCAATGGGAGATGTATTGTTCAATCCCGGGACTTGAAAATGTAGTTCTTCTAAAACCTGCTTATGCCATTGAATACGACATTGTCCCTCCAACAGAACTTTATCCAACCCTTGAAACAAAAAGAATACAAGGCCTCTACCATGCAGGAAACTTCAACGGAACCACTGGATACGAAGAAGCTGCAGGACAGGGACTTGTTGCCGGAATAAACGCAGCTTTAAGGGCTTTAGGAAAAGAACCATTTTACATAAGAAGAGATGAAGCTTATATCGGTGTTATGATAGATGACCTTACAACAAAAGGGGTTATAGAACCTTACAGACTGTTTACATCCCGTTCAGAATACAGACTTCATCTTAGACAGGATAACCCTATTCTCAGGCTTTATGAAAAAGCTTATAACCTTGGAATGCTAACAGAGGAGCAATATAGATATGTAAAAGAAACAGAAGAGGAAATAAAACAGTGGCTTGATAGATACAAGGAAGAAAAAACAAAAATCGGAGATAAAACAGTAACGGCCTTTGAACTTTTAAAAAGACCGGAAATGGACGTTGATAAGCTAAAAGAGTATGGAATTCCAACTCCAGAGAGGGATTACATAAAGGAAGAGATAGACATAAACGTTAAATACTCAGGCTACTTTGAAAGGGAAAAAAGAATGAATGAAAAGATGAGACATCTGGAAAATATAAAAATTCCAGAAGATATAAACTATGAGGAAATTCCAGGGCTAAGAAAAGAAATTATTCAAAAACTATCTAAAGCAAAACCAATGACCCTTGGCCATGCTGCAAGACTTGAGGGAATAACTCCTGCTGCGATAACAGCAATTATGATACATCTTGAAAAAATAAAAAAGGGGCATTAA
- a CDS encoding HU family DNA-binding protein, whose product MKKSDLIEIIAEEFPHLDRKDVFQIVNGIFEAMIEGLQNGEKIEIRGLGTFKVKERPEKMARNPRTGERILVPARRTVHFKTGKLLKSRLNGKGA is encoded by the coding sequence ATGAAAAAGTCAGACCTGATAGAGATTATTGCAGAGGAATTTCCACATCTTGACAGAAAGGATGTATTCCAGATTGTAAATGGGATTTTTGAGGCTATGATTGAAGGCCTTCAAAATGGAGAAAAAATAGAAATCAGAGGTCTTGGAACATTTAAAGTTAAAGAAAGGCCTGAAAAAATGGCAAGAAACCCAAGAACAGGTGAAAGGATTCTTGTCCCTGCCAGAAGAACAGTTCATTTTAAAACAGGAAAACTGCTAAAAAGCAGACTCAATGGAAAAGGGGCTTAA